From Nilaparvata lugens isolate BPH chromosome 7, ASM1435652v1, whole genome shotgun sequence, one genomic window encodes:
- the LOC111059084 gene encoding ubiquitin-like protein 5 translates to MLEVTCNDRLGKKVRVKCNPDDTIEDLKKLIAAQTGTRWEKIVLKKWYTIFKDHIQLQDYEIHDGMNIELYYQ, encoded by the exons ATGTTGGAAGTTACGTGCAACGACAGATTGGGGAAAAAGGTACGAGTTAAATGCAACCCCGACGACACAATTGAAGATCTGAAAAAGCTCATAGCAGCCCAGACAGGGACAAGATGGGAGAAGATTGTCCTGAAGAAGTGGTACACAATTTTCAAGGATCACATACAACTGCAAGATT ATGAAATCCACGACGGCATGAACATCGAATTGTATTATCAGTGA